The following are encoded together in the Vigna angularis cultivar LongXiaoDou No.4 chromosome 9, ASM1680809v1, whole genome shotgun sequence genome:
- the LOC108347328 gene encoding putative disease resistance protein At5g47280, translating into MISKRPPKQWPNGESSYPSTSLLSSTACRFSSSSSPCSPTGPPPSASESITASATASEKCQGLGLGVSVDPKPKPVYEMGVGYFRERILFLTVSQSPNVEQLRTKIWGYIMGNERLDSNYVVPQWVPQFECKSEGARTLIVLDDLWTFSVMEQSVIEQLVCRIPGCKYLVVSRTKFQTELLSMGENNRCCFS; encoded by the exons ATGATTTCCAAAAGGCCCCCAAAACAGTGGCCCAATGGAGAAAGCTCTTATCCCTCTACGTCATTGCTGTCCTCAACGGCTTGCCGATTCTCGTCGTCCAGCTCACCTTGCTCACCGACGGGGCCGCCGCCGTCGGCGTCGGAATCAATCACTGCATCTGCGACGGCATCGGAGAAATGTCAGGGTCTGGGTCTCGGTGTGAGTGTGGATCCGAAGCCGAAACCGGTTTATGAAATGGGAGTTG GTTATTTCAGGGAGAGGATATTGTTCCTGACTGTGTCGCAGTCTCCAAACGTGGAGCAACTAAGAACAAAGATTTGGGGGTACATTATGGGAAATGAGAGATTGGATTCGAACTATGTGGTTCCACAATGGGTGCCGCAGTTTGAGTGCAAAAGTGAAGGAGCTCGAACTCTGATTGTTTTGGATGATTTGTGGACATTCTCTGTGATGGAGCAGTCTGTGATAGAGCAGCTTGTGTGCAGAATACCTGGTTGCAAGTATCTTGTGGTGTCCAGAACTAAATTCCAAACG GAACTGCTGTCTATGGGCGAAAATAACCGATGTTGTTTCTCTTGA